A window of Vigna unguiculata cultivar IT97K-499-35 chromosome 4, ASM411807v1, whole genome shotgun sequence contains these coding sequences:
- the LOC114182677 gene encoding alpha-dioxygenase 1-like isoform X3 yields MIHDWIDHLEDTKQIELTAPKEVSSQCPLKSFKFFKTKEIPTVPTGFYEIKSGSLNIRTPWWDASVVYGSNGEVLQKVRTFKDGKVKISKDGNLVHNENGTAVAGDVRNSWAGVSTLQSLFIQEHNAVCDSLKKYYPDLNDEELYRHARLVTSAVIAKIHTIDWTVELLKTDTLLAGMRINWYGLLGKKFKDTFGHVGGSILGGFVGMKKPENHGVKYSLTEEFVSVYRMHSLLPDNLQLRDISATPGPNKSPPVIKEIPMKNLIGLPGEKTLSEIGVAIQLVSMGHQACGALELWNYPEWLRDLVPQNVDGTERSELVDLAALEIYRDRERNVPRYNQFRRALLLIPITKWEDLTDDKEAIEVLEEVYGDDVEELDLLVGLMAEKKIKGFAISETAFVIFLLMASRRLEADRFFTSNYNEETYTKKGLEWVNTTESLKDVIDRHYPEMTHKWLNSSSAFSVWDSLPNSPNHVPLYLRVPH; encoded by the exons ATGATTCACGATTGGATCGATCATCTTGAGGATACCAAACAG ATTGAACTCACTGCACCAAAAGAAGTTTCAAGCCAATGCCCTCTAAAATCTTTCAAATTCTTCAAGACTAAGGAAATTCCTACTGTTCCCACTGGATTCTATGAGATCAAATCCGGATCATTAAACATTCGAACACCTTGGTG GGATGCAAGTGTTGTGTATGGAAGCAATGGAGAAGTTTTACAGAAAGTGAGGACTTTCAAAGATGGAAAGGTAAAGATATCAAAGGATGGAAACCTTGTGCATAACGAAAATGGAACAGCAGTTGCAGGTGACGTCCGCAACAGTTGGGCTGGTGTTTCAACTCTGCAGTCCCTTTTCATTCAAGAACACAATGCAGTTTGTGATTCTCTCAAG AAATATTACCCTGATCTGAATGATGAAGAACTTTATCGCCATGCAAGATTGGTGACTTCAGCTGTGATCGCAAAGATTCACACCATTGATTGGACTGTGGAGCTTCTTAAAACCGATACTCTACTCGCAGGGATGCGTATCAATTG GTATGGGTTGTTGGGGAAGAAGTTTAAGGATACATTTGGACATGTTGGTGGGTCCATCCTGGGAGGTTTTGTTGGTATGAAGAAGCCAGAAAATCATGGTGTCAAATACTCTTTGACAGAAGAATTTGTGAGTGTCTATAGAATGCACTCACTCCTGCCTGATAACCTGCAACTGAGAGACATATCTGCAACTCCAGGGCCAAACAAATCTCCACCAGTAATCAAAGA AATCCCTATGAAAAACTTGATTGGACTACCAGGAGAGAAGACATTATCAGAAATAGGAGTTGCAATACAGCTTGTGTCAATGGGTCACCAAGCTTGTGGGGCATTAGAGCTTTGGAATTATCCAGAATGGCTTAGAGATCTTGTACCACAGAACGTGGATGGTACAGAAAGGTCTGAACTTGTGGACCTAGCTGCTCTTGAAA TTTACAGGGATAGAGAAAGGAATGTGCCTAGATACAACCAGTTTAGGAGGGCATTACTATTGATACCTATCACAAAGTGGGAAGATCTAACTGATGACAAGGAAGCAATTGAAGTATTGGAAGAGGTATATGGAGATGATGTTGAAGAACTTGATCTACTTGTAGGTCTCATGgcagagaagaaaataaagggtTTTGCAATCAGTGAGACAGCTTTTGTAATATTCCTCCTTATGGCAAGCAg GAGGCTAGAAGCTGATAGGTTCTTCACAAGCAACTATAATGAAGAAACATACACTAAAAAGGGACTTGAATGGGTGAACACAACTGAGAGTTTGAAAGATGTGATTGATCGTCACTATCCTGAAATGACACACAAATGGCTGAACTCTTCTAGTGCTTTCTCCGTTTGGGATTCACTCCCAAACTCACCCAATCATGTTCCTCTTTACCTTCGTGTTCCTCATTGA
- the LOC114181181 gene encoding uncharacterized protein LOC114181181, which produces MSEGFAIELYLDPALENQVLKAWNILARRQITTHLIEMESRPHITLFSAPFLEPSKLESLLRTFASKHDPLFLSFSSVGTFPNHADNLLFLAPTPSLSLLQFQSHLCDAIRKEGIEISDDFAFNSWIPYCSVAHHVPKNRMPEAFSLLRELKLPVSGYATDIALVQFSPVRELFSSVLGNNVES; this is translated from the coding sequence ATGTCGGAAGGGTTCGCGATCGAACTGTACTTGGATCCGGCGTTGGAGAATCAGGTGCTGAAGGCGTGGAACATTCTCGCGCGCCGACAAATCACCACTCACCTCATCGAGATGGAGTCGCGCCCTCACATAACGCTCTTCTCCGCCCCCTTTCTAGAACCTTCCAAGCTCGAATCGCTTCTCAGAACCTTCGCATCCAAGCACGATCCTCTCTTTCTCTCCTTCTCCTCCGTCGGCACCTTCCCCAACCACGCCGACAACCTCCTCTTCCTGGCGCCCACGCCCTCCCTCTCCCTCCTCCAATTCCAGTCCCACCTCTGCGACGCCATCAGAAAAGAAGGTATTGAGATCTCCGACGACTTCGCCTTCAATTCCTGGATACCTTACTGCTCGGTTGCACACCATGTCCCCAAAAACAGAATGCCCGAGGCTTTCTCTCTTTTGCGGGAACTTAAACTGCCGGTTTCTGGTTACGCTACGGACATCGCGCTCGTGCAGTTCTCTCCGGTTCGTGAACTCTTCTCCTCTGTGCTCGGTAATAATGTAGAATCCTGA
- the LOC114182677 gene encoding alpha-dioxygenase 1-like isoform X1, whose translation MWSVITGPIRNIFSNVLYKFIYKDFHEAVAKMAMIDAFLFIIVHSIDKLGIWPRLPVLLGLLYLAIRRHLHQEYNLFNVGTTPTVVRFNEVAGSQGTFFGRNMLPVDQKKKLLKPDPTVVATKLLARRKYKDTGKQFNVIAASWIQFMIHDWIDHLEDTKQIELTAPKEVSSQCPLKSFKFFKTKEIPTVPTGFYEIKSGSLNIRTPWWDASVVYGSNGEVLQKVRTFKDGKVKISKDGNLVHNENGTAVAGDVRNSWAGVSTLQSLFIQEHNAVCDSLKKYYPDLNDEELYRHARLVTSAVIAKIHTIDWTVELLKTDTLLAGMRINWYGLLGKKFKDTFGHVGGSILGGFVGMKKPENHGVKYSLTEEFVSVYRMHSLLPDNLQLRDISATPGPNKSPPVIKEIPMKNLIGLPGEKTLSEIGVAIQLVSMGHQACGALELWNYPEWLRDLVPQNVDGTERSELVDLAALEIYRDRERNVPRYNQFRRALLLIPITKWEDLTDDKEAIEVLEEVYGDDVEELDLLVGLMAEKKIKGFAISETAFVIFLLMASRRLEADRFFTSNYNEETYTKKGLEWVNTTESLKDVIDRHYPEMTHKWLNSSSAFSVWDSLPNSPNHVPLYLRVPH comes from the exons ATGTGGTCTGTGATAACGGGTCCCATCAGAAACATTTTCTCAAATGTTCTTTACAAGTTCATCTACAAAGACTTCCATGAAGCAGTGGCCAAAATGGCCATGATAGATGCTTTTCTCTTCATT ATTGTTCATTCCATTGACAAGCTGGGGATATGGCCTCGTCTACCTGTTTTGTTAGGGCTATTGTATCTGGCTATTAGACGTCACCTTCACCAAGAGTACAACCTCTTTAACGTTGGAACAACACCAACGGTGGTTAGGTTCAATGAAGTTGCTGGCAGCCAAGGCACTTTCTTTGGCAGAAATATGCTCCCTGTTGATCAGAAGAAAAAG CTATTGAAGCCTGATCCAACGGTGGTAGCCACAAAACTACTAGCCAGGAGGAAATACAAGGACACAGGGAAGCAATTCAATGTGATTGCAGCTTCTTGGATTCAGTTTATGATTCACGATTGGATCGATCATCTTGAGGATACCAAACAG ATTGAACTCACTGCACCAAAAGAAGTTTCAAGCCAATGCCCTCTAAAATCTTTCAAATTCTTCAAGACTAAGGAAATTCCTACTGTTCCCACTGGATTCTATGAGATCAAATCCGGATCATTAAACATTCGAACACCTTGGTG GGATGCAAGTGTTGTGTATGGAAGCAATGGAGAAGTTTTACAGAAAGTGAGGACTTTCAAAGATGGAAAGGTAAAGATATCAAAGGATGGAAACCTTGTGCATAACGAAAATGGAACAGCAGTTGCAGGTGACGTCCGCAACAGTTGGGCTGGTGTTTCAACTCTGCAGTCCCTTTTCATTCAAGAACACAATGCAGTTTGTGATTCTCTCAAG AAATATTACCCTGATCTGAATGATGAAGAACTTTATCGCCATGCAAGATTGGTGACTTCAGCTGTGATCGCAAAGATTCACACCATTGATTGGACTGTGGAGCTTCTTAAAACCGATACTCTACTCGCAGGGATGCGTATCAATTG GTATGGGTTGTTGGGGAAGAAGTTTAAGGATACATTTGGACATGTTGGTGGGTCCATCCTGGGAGGTTTTGTTGGTATGAAGAAGCCAGAAAATCATGGTGTCAAATACTCTTTGACAGAAGAATTTGTGAGTGTCTATAGAATGCACTCACTCCTGCCTGATAACCTGCAACTGAGAGACATATCTGCAACTCCAGGGCCAAACAAATCTCCACCAGTAATCAAAGA AATCCCTATGAAAAACTTGATTGGACTACCAGGAGAGAAGACATTATCAGAAATAGGAGTTGCAATACAGCTTGTGTCAATGGGTCACCAAGCTTGTGGGGCATTAGAGCTTTGGAATTATCCAGAATGGCTTAGAGATCTTGTACCACAGAACGTGGATGGTACAGAAAGGTCTGAACTTGTGGACCTAGCTGCTCTTGAAA TTTACAGGGATAGAGAAAGGAATGTGCCTAGATACAACCAGTTTAGGAGGGCATTACTATTGATACCTATCACAAAGTGGGAAGATCTAACTGATGACAAGGAAGCAATTGAAGTATTGGAAGAGGTATATGGAGATGATGTTGAAGAACTTGATCTACTTGTAGGTCTCATGgcagagaagaaaataaagggtTTTGCAATCAGTGAGACAGCTTTTGTAATATTCCTCCTTATGGCAAGCAg GAGGCTAGAAGCTGATAGGTTCTTCACAAGCAACTATAATGAAGAAACATACACTAAAAAGGGACTTGAATGGGTGAACACAACTGAGAGTTTGAAAGATGTGATTGATCGTCACTATCCTGAAATGACACACAAATGGCTGAACTCTTCTAGTGCTTTCTCCGTTTGGGATTCACTCCCAAACTCACCCAATCATGTTCCTCTTTACCTTCGTGTTCCTCATTGA
- the LOC114180911 gene encoding alpha-dioxygenase 1-like, translating into MDTITHNERPYMTSHHYTLRFRSTPFSLFVHSTIKVRLRSAVYGSNGEVLAKVRTSQDGKIKISSDGNLLHNENGTAIAGDIRNSWAGVSTLQSLFIQEHNAVCDSLKKNYPDMNDEELYRHARLVTSAVIAKVHTIDWTVELLKTDTLLAGMRGNWYGLLGKKFKETFGHVGGSILGGLVGLKKPENHGVPYSLTEEFVSVYRMHPLLPDKLQLRDISATPGPNKSLPVIEEIHSIFTLHTLHHQGSSSPHRLTLAGVPLPFSGKPDPLLALLSIKFTAYHFVS; encoded by the exons ATGGACACCATCACTCATAATGAGAGACCATACATGACTTCTCATCATTACACTCTAAG ATTCAGATCCACTCCATTTTCACTCTTCGTACACTCCACCATCAAGGTTCGTCTCCGCAGTGCTGTGTATGGAAGCAATGGAGAAGTTTTAGCGAAAGTGAGGACTTCCCAAGATGGAAAGATAAAGATATCAAGTGATGGAAACCTTCTGCATAACGAAAATGGAACAGCAATTGCAGGTGACATCCGCAACAGTTGGGCTGGTGTTTCAACTCTGCAATCCCTTTTCATTCAAGAACACAACGCAGTTTGTGATTCTCTCAAG AAAAATTACCCTGATATGAATGACGAAGAACTTTATCGCCATGCAAGATTGGTGACTTCAGCTGTGATTGCAAAGGTTCACACCATTGATTGGACTGTGGAGCTTCTTAAAACTGATACTCTACTTGCAGGGATGCGTGGCAATTG GTATGGGCTATTGGGGAAGAAGTTTAAGGAAACATTTGGACATGTTGGTGGATCCATCTTGGGAGGATTAGTTGGTTTGAAGAAGCCAGAAAATCATGGTGTCCCATACTCTTTAACCGAAGAATTTGTGAGTGTCTATAGAATGCACCCACTCCTACCTGATAAGCTGCAACTGAGAGACATATCTGCAACTCCTGGCCCAAACAAATCTCTACCAGTAATCGAAGA GATCCACTCCATTTTCACTCTTCATACACTCCACCATCAAGGTTCGTCTTCTCCGCACCGCCTAACCCTTGCCGGAGTGCCTCTACCGTTCTCAGGTAAGCCCGATCCTCTCCTGGCCTTGCTCTCTATCAAATTCACTGCTTACCAttttgtttcataa
- the LOC114182677 gene encoding alpha-dioxygenase 1-like isoform X2: protein MLPVDQKKKLLKPDPTVVATKLLARRKYKDTGKQFNVIAASWIQFMIHDWIDHLEDTKQIELTAPKEVSSQCPLKSFKFFKTKEIPTVPTGFYEIKSGSLNIRTPWWDASVVYGSNGEVLQKVRTFKDGKVKISKDGNLVHNENGTAVAGDVRNSWAGVSTLQSLFIQEHNAVCDSLKKYYPDLNDEELYRHARLVTSAVIAKIHTIDWTVELLKTDTLLAGMRINWYGLLGKKFKDTFGHVGGSILGGFVGMKKPENHGVKYSLTEEFVSVYRMHSLLPDNLQLRDISATPGPNKSPPVIKEIPMKNLIGLPGEKTLSEIGVAIQLVSMGHQACGALELWNYPEWLRDLVPQNVDGTERSELVDLAALEIYRDRERNVPRYNQFRRALLLIPITKWEDLTDDKEAIEVLEEVYGDDVEELDLLVGLMAEKKIKGFAISETAFVIFLLMASRRLEADRFFTSNYNEETYTKKGLEWVNTTESLKDVIDRHYPEMTHKWLNSSSAFSVWDSLPNSPNHVPLYLRVPH, encoded by the exons ATGCTCCCTGTTGATCAGAAGAAAAAG CTATTGAAGCCTGATCCAACGGTGGTAGCCACAAAACTACTAGCCAGGAGGAAATACAAGGACACAGGGAAGCAATTCAATGTGATTGCAGCTTCTTGGATTCAGTTTATGATTCACGATTGGATCGATCATCTTGAGGATACCAAACAG ATTGAACTCACTGCACCAAAAGAAGTTTCAAGCCAATGCCCTCTAAAATCTTTCAAATTCTTCAAGACTAAGGAAATTCCTACTGTTCCCACTGGATTCTATGAGATCAAATCCGGATCATTAAACATTCGAACACCTTGGTG GGATGCAAGTGTTGTGTATGGAAGCAATGGAGAAGTTTTACAGAAAGTGAGGACTTTCAAAGATGGAAAGGTAAAGATATCAAAGGATGGAAACCTTGTGCATAACGAAAATGGAACAGCAGTTGCAGGTGACGTCCGCAACAGTTGGGCTGGTGTTTCAACTCTGCAGTCCCTTTTCATTCAAGAACACAATGCAGTTTGTGATTCTCTCAAG AAATATTACCCTGATCTGAATGATGAAGAACTTTATCGCCATGCAAGATTGGTGACTTCAGCTGTGATCGCAAAGATTCACACCATTGATTGGACTGTGGAGCTTCTTAAAACCGATACTCTACTCGCAGGGATGCGTATCAATTG GTATGGGTTGTTGGGGAAGAAGTTTAAGGATACATTTGGACATGTTGGTGGGTCCATCCTGGGAGGTTTTGTTGGTATGAAGAAGCCAGAAAATCATGGTGTCAAATACTCTTTGACAGAAGAATTTGTGAGTGTCTATAGAATGCACTCACTCCTGCCTGATAACCTGCAACTGAGAGACATATCTGCAACTCCAGGGCCAAACAAATCTCCACCAGTAATCAAAGA AATCCCTATGAAAAACTTGATTGGACTACCAGGAGAGAAGACATTATCAGAAATAGGAGTTGCAATACAGCTTGTGTCAATGGGTCACCAAGCTTGTGGGGCATTAGAGCTTTGGAATTATCCAGAATGGCTTAGAGATCTTGTACCACAGAACGTGGATGGTACAGAAAGGTCTGAACTTGTGGACCTAGCTGCTCTTGAAA TTTACAGGGATAGAGAAAGGAATGTGCCTAGATACAACCAGTTTAGGAGGGCATTACTATTGATACCTATCACAAAGTGGGAAGATCTAACTGATGACAAGGAAGCAATTGAAGTATTGGAAGAGGTATATGGAGATGATGTTGAAGAACTTGATCTACTTGTAGGTCTCATGgcagagaagaaaataaagggtTTTGCAATCAGTGAGACAGCTTTTGTAATATTCCTCCTTATGGCAAGCAg GAGGCTAGAAGCTGATAGGTTCTTCACAAGCAACTATAATGAAGAAACATACACTAAAAAGGGACTTGAATGGGTGAACACAACTGAGAGTTTGAAAGATGTGATTGATCGTCACTATCCTGAAATGACACACAAATGGCTGAACTCTTCTAGTGCTTTCTCCGTTTGGGATTCACTCCCAAACTCACCCAATCATGTTCCTCTTTACCTTCGTGTTCCTCATTGA